The sequence TAAATACTGGGTCCCTGAATTTAATAAAGCAACAAAAATTCAAGagatgaaataagaaaatagtAGAATGACCACTTATGAAGGAGATATGACACTAACCCTTAGACATCACAACTAATGAGCTTCCATTATTTGCTCCTGCAATTGCACTGATGTAGTAATTCTTCTCCCATTGTTCCATTATCCATTcctttataaaaacaaacaaggaatATAACATGCATGAGTAAGTTGAGTTAGCATTTAAAAGGTATATAAACTTCAACATCAAAATGCAAGATAATATgcaaaaaacaagttaaatatgGCGATGTTCATATTGAAGACCCATGATAGATACTCGTCCTTAGATTCATGGATCAAAACCAACCTTGTGGAGAAAATGAGGAGAGACCTCATAAACTTGTGCACTGAAATTAGTGCCAGCATCCATAATTAGGGCCCATAGGTTTGTGCAAGAAGCCACACTGCTGATAAATAACCCATCTTCGTTACCCTTCTCTATGTGCTGGGAGAGCCTCACGTCAGCCACATTATAGTGATATCTACACCAGGAAATGAAAACATCAGCATTTTATCCTTGATCACAAAAATTCAAAGAGCACAGTATGTAACTCTTGAGTGCATACCTTTGTTTCATTGGCCGACGAGCATTATAAACACTAATCCACTGTGTTGCAGGCATCCCCATTCTGACCTTTTTCTTTggttgttcatcttcttcttcctccattgTCAACCGGCCTCTCTTGTGCCCAACCTGGTATATAAGCTTCACAGAACAAAATATCAGGTTAACACAACCTCCACTATGGGGGGCAACAAAGTATTTGTCTAAGTGATAAAAACCATCAATCATATCTAGATTAAGAAAACATTATAGGTACCTTCTGCGCACCATCAGTGTTAATTGGCCTAATGTCTGGGTTTGGACCAACAATTCCATCAAAAAGAGAGATATATTTTGCATAATTTGGTTCCTCATCAAACTTCAAATTTACAACATACTCAACAAACTGTCTAAAAGGCTGAGGACAGAAGCAACACAAAGTTTCTGGTGAAGTTGCCATCTTCTTCTTGCAAACAAGGAACCCTTTATTTTCCCCCTGAAGAAATCACCACATTAGAGAGAAATTGAAACTGATCCTATCAGCACGCACAGATTAGATTTAAGAATCTGCAAACCTGATACCCTTGCCAAGGCAGTCGACCACGGAGAAGAAAGATGAGAGTGTAGGCAAGAGATTCTAAGTCATCTCTCCTGCTACCAGTTCTACCAAGATGAGCATGAACACTGGCATATCGAACAGTTCCCCTGCAGCACAGCACCAATGAGTTGCAATGGACAAAAAAAGATATAGGATCTCCAAAGATAATGCTAAGCTGGCATATGTTCCAGTTATCACACATTCATTTACCTAAAAACATCTGGGCGTTGATCATATTCAACATGAAGACCAGTTGAGCTATCTCTCCACCGGGTTGCTGTAAGGAAACAGGCAACAACAGGAATAAACATTAGGCACCCATCGTCCCTAAAGAAAGTTTCAGGTGCCACATTAACTGGCAAATTCAACAGCTTACCTAATCCAAGGTCGACAAGGAAAAGCTTTTTTTCTTCAGGAGTTCCTGGTGGACCAAGTAAAAAGTTTTCGGGTTTTACATCCCCATGGACATACCTGCCAGAATAGAAGCAactatatcatgaaaaaaatccttCTAATGAGAAAACAATGGTAGCACAATGGCGGTGCTATTTGGGAGCTTCTCATTACAACTGATTCACCCAATCTGCTTGGCTGCAATGTTGTTCTAAACATAATAAGTTTGATTACAAGGGAACAGAAAATTGCAGTTCCACTTTATCACACTCATCCCCAATGGAAACAAGTAAATGACACAAGATGGCTACTTGTTGCTgattatacaaaaattaaaaagtcatATTAGGCTCAGCATGGAGACCAGTAAGGCCCACATGCCCTTCTAGGACCAACTAAGAAGACAGCTTAAACATCAATCGCGTCAATCTCAAAATCCATTCATCAGATCACCAAAAGTAGTCTATTCTTAACAAAAAGGAGATTACATATATATAAGAACAAAATTATCAGCAGAATCACTATTAAAAAGTCTCACCCCCTAGAGTGCATCTTTTCGAGTATAGAGATGGCTTCAATGGCAATGCAAGCAACCATTTCAATGGACATCCTGAAATTGCAAAGATaaagtaaaaatcaaatatattcgAAATGCTTGATCTAATGGTGTTAACTAAGAGAAAACTACCAAGAGAACAACACTCACGTGTGAGAATTGTTATTCCAAACATCCCATAAACTAGGTCCAAGCATATCCATAACCTGCAAAAGGTACAGCATTTTCTTAAACACTCCTCTAAAAAAATTGCCTAAAGGCTGAAACGTAACTCTTACCAGCCGAAAGATCAAAAGGAACACAAAACAAACAACACATACCATAACATAGTAGTCACCTTGCCTCCCTTTGTAATGAGCTCGTGGCACACCATGACTGCCTCCAAGTGCACTGTACACACAGAAGATATAAACAAAGTCATAACCCCCAATATACATGCCCTCCCTAACAATGCAATACACAGAATAAAAACCACCAATATAACAAGCAGCACTAGGAACCTCACTTGTAAACTTGCCACTCATAAGGCGGTCCATAATTACATCCTTTGCTGCTTCTATGCTCAAATTTCAATGCTACCTACAATTTACACACGAACCCATTACAATCATAAAATCCAGCACATTTTATCGAGCAGCTATATAATAGATACAAGAATCGTATACCTCTAAAGCTCCAGGGCCACCTCTTTCATTTGCAAAATTTGTGGGACCAATTCGTCGACCAACATACACTTGTCCAAAACCTCCTTTACCCAGTTTCCTTTCTATTTTGTACATTGGAGAGCCACCAACTTGGACctgttgtaaaaaaataaaaaataataagacaaGTTTCCTTTACAAATGATCACAATACCATTACCCATTTAAATATAAGCTAAATTATCAAAACGAGTTGATTAAGTGACACCAAAAGAAAGGAATCTTAACGACAAATCACATATATTTTACTGATTTTGTTGGTTTCACTTCCTGCAATTAACTAAAAATAGCTTCAAACTAAAAGACATtgcaataaaaaagtaaaattgctCAAATATCATACACTTAATTTCATATGCATTAAGCCGATTCCATGCAAAACACAACGCAAAAAAACTTTCTCACACTTTCCCACATTTTGCTCTCCATCCAAACCCAatctctccaaaaaaaaaaccaaaacaaaaactcaCCTTCTCAGGAAGAGGAGCAGTGCTTCCTTCATCATCCGCTCCCGGTCCCTTGTCGGCGCTCCGGCCTCCTCCGCTGTCGTGTTCATCCATCTTCTTCTCAGCAAcctcttcttctcctctcaAGACCCTAGCCTCCTCGTCCAGAAGCTCCTTTCTAAACGGCGTCGTATCAGATAATCTCACAATGTTCTCCTTTTCATCAACGATCGCGTTCTTTTTTCTGTTGTTATTAACCTCCGCGGTTCTTCTTTTACGAGTCTGTACAGTGAGCTTAATCGGATTCTGATTGTTATTCTGAGCCCGATTTTTGCGTGTTCGGCTACGCAACTCAGGCATCGTATGGACGGCGGTGGTGGTTGTGGTCCATGAAGGTGGTGGTGGGTGGATTCATGAAGGTTCTAGAATCATTCGATAGAAAGAAAGTAGGTTGGGAGAGAAGGTATGAGATGATGGTTTGATGAGGAATTATTTTTGGAGATCTGTTGAGGGAAATGGAAAGGGCAGGATTCTTTAAACAGAGGAGAAGGAGAGACAGAGAGATGAAGAGATTGTGATGGGTGTTTCATGTGAGATAAGAGAAGCTatgctttggattttttttttttggatttttttttttattttgggaaatcctttttttttttagggagtattatgatatatttattaccATGTAAGGCGTCACCTGAGGGggaaatgagattttaaaatcGAATTTGCCGGTGAGTTTAGCCATTTTGTTATGAAATTCAACCCTTAGCGTAATTATAAAACTCAGCCAGCATTTCTTGTCCGGGAATGGTtcggataatttttaaaatatttttttattttaaaatatattaaaataatattttttatttttaaaattaacgttctaaaatgatttaaaactattaaaaaattattaatttaaaataaaaaaattaaaaaattttcaaaaatatttttaaaattttaaaacttgttacATTTcaaatcatggtttttttttatcaaaacaattttaattaaaaaaacttatgttgATCTGTTGATACATGAATTGAATATTGGATCAAATTTAGGTAAgtgttaatgtaaaaataatctttaaaatcCCTTGTGTTTTATATAgatattgtttgattattttaattcatcttttCGATAAAAGTATTaaacattttcataattaaaatacttttaagtattttacacgtattttaaaaaagtaaagttTTATTAcatgatttctaaaaaaaaataaaggtaaagaTTGGAAAGGTTAAAATTAATCAACGACGATGGTAGATAATTTTGTGATCGAAATCATATCAAGTTGGGAAATTATTGACCTTTGTATTCTTTTCACATTAAAATTGAGtctgataaaataattattaatggtAAGATagaagggtttttttatttgataaacagATATTCTtctgataagtttttttttcaaacaattttaaaatgcaaT is a genomic window of Populus alba chromosome 18, ASM523922v2, whole genome shotgun sequence containing:
- the LOC118053685 gene encoding casein kinase 1-like protein HD16 — its product is MPELRSRTRKNRAQNNNQNPIKLTVQTRKRRTAEVNNNRKKNAIVDEKENIVRLSDTTPFRKELLDEEARVLRGEEEVAEKKMDEHDSGGGRSADKGPGADDEGSTAPLPEKVQVGGSPMYKIERKLGKGGFGQVYVGRRIGPTNFANERGGPGALEVALKFEHRSSKGCNYGPPYEWQVYNALGGSHGVPRAHYKGRQGDYYVMVMDMLGPSLWDVWNNNSHTMSIEMVACIAIEAISILEKMHSRGYVHGDVKPENFLLGPPGTPEEKKLFLVDLGLATRWRDSSTGLHVEYDQRPDVFRGTVRYASVHAHLGRTGSRRDDLESLAYTLIFLLRGRLPWQGYQGENKGFLVCKKKMATSPETLCCFCPQPFRQFVEYVVNLKFDEEPNYAKYISLFDGIVGPNPDIRPINTDGAQKLIYQVGHKRGRLTMEEEEDEQPKKKVRMGMPATQWISVYNARRPMKQRYHYNVADVRLSQHIEKGNEDGLFISSVASCTNLWALIMDAGTNFSAQVYEVSPHFLHKEWIMEQWEKNYYISAIAGANNGSSLVVMSKGTQYLQQSYKVSDSFPFKWINKKWREGFYVTAMATAGSRWAIVMSRGAGFSDQVVELDFLYPSEGIHRRWDGGYRITSTAATWDQAAFVLSVPRRKPVDETQETLRTSAFPSTHVKEKWAKNLYIASVCYGRTVS